In the Malaya genurostris strain Urasoe2022 chromosome 1, Malgen_1.1, whole genome shotgun sequence genome, one interval contains:
- the LOC131440481 gene encoding uncharacterized protein LOC131440481: MAPAASSTAKKPSLRTLTTKLKDIQSSFNDIWQFVEDFTEDTTVTEVEIRLQKLDELWEKFGDTLVEIKSHDDFPTDGEGYEKERKEFSDHYYRAKSFLVDRAKERQEHSVLEQSMRVGDSSIQGTLDHVRLPQIKLQSFDGNIDEWLSFRDLFTSLIHWKSDLPEVEKFHYLKGCLQGEPRSLIDPLQITKANYIIAWEMLLKRYNNSKLLRKRQVESLLKLPNISKESAAELHVLLEGFERVVQTLDQTIQPGDYKDLLLINLLATRLDPVTRRGWEEFSSSRDVDTLKDLTDFLHRRLQVLESLPARSADSKGNHQIQASSKQKPAALKASYSITQASGGRCVACAASHPLYQCGTFQRMSVTERDVLLRTHSLCRNCFRHGHLAKDCQSKFSCRNCKGRHHTMVCFKRERDSNSKETAVANDRNAVTSKESQASSSGSQVTNLAATNVSVSNAAQQFSSQVLLATAIVIVEDDDGREFPARALLDSGSESNFITARLSQRLKVNRETVNISVLGIGQIITKVKQRISTTIKSRVSPFSRDLSFLVLPKVTVNLPTASINSSGWEIPSGIQLADPSFCVSKGIDMVLGIEAFFDFFITGRKISLGKQVPILNESVFGWVVCGGLSGPSQSLQTSCNISLSEDLDTLMTRFWECEEIETTSNYSPEEARCEALFSQTVQRAPNGRYTVSLPKNETVLARMGDSRDIAFRRLLGTERRLAKDANLREQYVSFMDEYCRLGHMRRISITAQDNVKRCYLPHHPVLKEASTTTKVRVVFDASCKTSTGVSLNDMLLVGPVIQEDLRSIIMRCRTKQIMIVADVEKMFRQIYVEPEERPLQSILWRESPSVEVETYELNTVTYGTKPAPFLATRTLKQLALDEESRFPLASKVAIEDTYMDDVLTGSDEVKDAVELRIQLDEMMLSGGFHLRKWASNSPLVLNGIPAENLALRNENGISLDPDSSIKTLGLTWMPNTDDFRFQFNIPMLDTTKTLSKRQILSIIATLFDPLGLIGATITTAKLFMQLLWTLRDNNGKRLEWDSPLPPTVGESWRKFHLKLPFLNEIRIPRSVILPSAVTIELHCFSDASEKAYGACIYIRSQNTDGKVAVRLLASKSKVAPLKCQTIPRLELCGALIAAQLFEKVRRSIRIATPVFFWTDSTCVLRWLMASPKTWSTFIANRVSKIQNLSDTGNWRHVPGSNNPADLISRGLTPEDIVDNVFWWHGPDWLAEPHDQWPQFPGDLSSEEGNEEMRRVIVSAAISPISEFNDWYIGKFSTYTDLIRRTAIWLRLIKLLRSPKGSNRSGFLATNELREAEHLLARRVQLEAFAEEWKALKRGESVSGQSALRWYNPSITKDHLIRLGGRLMHSQESDDTKHPIPLPARHRFTRMMLQHYHERLLHAGPQLLLSVVKLRFWPLRGRDMARQIVHKCYRCFRLKPVSIPQFMGELPAARVTISRPFSKTGVDYFGPIYLRPVPRRAAVKAYVAIFVCMCTKAVHIELVSDLSTDRFLQALRRFISRRGRCTDLYSDNGTNFVGSRNKLLEFFRLLNDKEHREQVSKFCADEGILWHFNPPSAPHFGGLWEAAVRSAKHHILRVIGNTPVTPEDMRTLLIQVEGCLNSRPITAISNEPNDLEPLTPAHFLIGTSLQSIPEPSYQNISMNRLNRWQLMQRNLQDFWARWRREYLSQLQARVKRWRPPIKVEVGRLVIIQDDNQPPLRWKMGRIQNVHPGADGVVRVVTLKTASGILTRPVEKICLLPAADLADDIESGASNN; this comes from the coding sequence ATGGCCCCAGCTGCATCATCTACTGCTAAGAAGCCATCCCTGAGGACATTGACGACCAAGTTGAAGGACATCCAGTCATCATTCAATGATATTTGGCAGTTTGTTGAGGATTTCACAGAAGATACCACCGTTACGGAGGTGGAAATTCGATTGCAGAAACTCGACGAGCTGTGGGAAAAATTTGGTGACACTTTAGTCGAAATAAAGTCACACGATGATTTCCCTACTGATGGCGAAGGATACGAGAAGGAACGAAAAGAATTCAGCGATCACTACTATCGTGCGAAATCATTTCTTGTGGATAGAGCTAAAGAACGACAGGAGCACTCGGTGTTAGAACAGTCGATGCGTGTTGGTGACAGCTCGATTCAGGGTACGCTCGATCATGTGCGCCTACCACAAATAAAGCTTCAATCATTTGAtggtaatatcgatgaatggcTAAGCTTCCGGGATCTTTTTACTTCCCTTATCCACTGGAAGTCTGACCTACCGGAAGTGGAGAAATTCCACTACCTTAAGGGATGTTTACAAGGCGAACCAAGGAGTCTTATTGATCCTTTGCAGATCACTAAGGCAAATTACATAATCGCATGGGAAATGTTGTTGAAAAGGTACAATAACAGTAAACTTTTAAGAAAGCGACAGGTGGAGTCGTTGTTGAAGTTGCCAAATATTTCCAAGGAGTCCGCAGCTGAACTACATGTCCTCCTCGAAGGCTTCGAAAGAGTCGTTCAGACTCTAGATCAAACAATACAACCAGGAGATTATAAAGATTTGCTACTTATAAATCTTCTGGCCACGCGGCTGGACCCAGTGACTCGTAGAGGGTGGGAGGAGTTTTCGTCGAGTAGGGATGTGGACACTTTGAAGGATCTTACAGACTTTCTTCATCGCCGTCTTCAGGTGTTGGAATCACTACCGGCAAGATCAGCGGATAGCAAGGGCAATCATCAGATCCAAgcgtcttcgaaacaaaaaccaGCTGCTTTGAAGGCCAGCTATAGCATAACACAAGCCTCAGGGGGGCGTTGTGTGGCGTGTGCGGCGAGCCATCCACTTTATCAGTGTGGTACATTTCAGCGTATGTCAGTGACAGAACGGGACGTTCTTCTACGGACTCACTCTCTATGTCGCAACTGTTTCCGACACGGACACCTGGCTAAGGATTGTCAATCAAAATTCTCGTGCCGGAATTGCAAGGGTCGTCACCATACGATGGTCTGTTTTAAACGGGAAAGGGATAGCAACAGCAAGGAGACTGCGGTTGCAAATGACAGAAATGCTGTTACTTCCAAGGAATCTCAAGCTTCTTCCTCTGGCTCTCAAGTGACCAATCTTGCTGCCACTAACGTATCAGTATCTAATGCTGCCCAACAGTTTTCATCCCAGGTGTTGTTGGCTACCGCAATAGTCATCGTAGAAGACGATGATGGCAGAGAGTTTCCTGCGCGAGCTCTTCTGGACTCCGGATCGGAGAGCAATTTCATTACAGCACGATTGAGTCAACGACTAAAGGTTAATCGAGAAACAGTGAATATTTCGGTTCTCGGGATTGGCCAGATCATTACTAAGGTTAAACAGCGCATTTCAACTACAATTAAATCACGAGTTTCTCCATTTTCACGTGATTTGAGTTTTTTGGTATTACCAAAGGTGACGGTGAATCTGCCGACCGCCAGTATCAATTCATCAGGATGGGAGATTCCAAGTGGAATTCAGCTAGCAGATCCTTCGTTTTGTGTTTCCAAAGGTATAGATATGGTACTTGGCATAGAAGCctttttcgatttcttcatcaCTGGTCGCAAAATATCTCTCGGGAAACAAGTTCCGATATTAAACGAATCAGTTTTTGGATGGGTGGTGTGTGGTGGTCTGTCAGGCCCTAGTCAATCGTTGCAAACTAGTTGTAACATATCATTGTCAGAAGACCTAGATACGCTAATGACACGTTTTTGGGAATGCGAGGAGATAGAAACAACCAGCAACTATTCACCGGAGGAAGCACGATGTGAAGCTTTATTCTCACAAACGGTTCAACGTGCACCAAATGGACGATATACTGTTTCACTACCAAAGAACGAAACAGTACTGGCACGGATGGGCGATTCAAGGGATATCGCATTTCGACGACTCCTGGGAACGGAGCGCAGATTGGCAAAGGATGCTAATCTGAGAGAGCAGTACGTCTCGTTTATGGATGAGTATTGTCGCTTAGGGCACATGCGACGGATTTCTATCACAGCCCAAGATAACGTAAAAAGATGTTATCTGCCCCATCATCCGGTGCTAAAGGAAGCTAGCACCACAACAAAGGTTCGAGTGGTTTTTGATGCCTCGTGCAAAACTTCTACGGGCGTCTCCCTAAACGATATGCTTCTAGTTGGGCCAGTAATTCAGGAGGATTTGCGGTCAATAATAATGCGATGCCGAACCAAGCAAATAATGATCGTAGCCGACGTGGAAAAAATGTTCCGACAAATCTACGTGGAACCGGAAGAAAGGCCACTGCAATCTATTCTGTGGCGTGAATCTCCTTCAGTAGAAGTAGAAACCTACGAGCTCAACACCGTCACTTACGGGACGAAACCAGCACCGTTTTTAGCAACGCGTACTCTGAAACAATTGGCTTTAGACGAAGAAAGTCGCTTTCCATTGGCCTCTAAGGTAGCCATCGAAGATACGTACATGGACGACGTATTGACAGGATCGGATGAGGTAAAAGATGCAGTTGAATTGAGAATTCAATTGGATGAAATGATGCTCAGTGGTGGATTCCATCTGAGAAAATGGGCATCGAATTCTCCTCTAGTGCTAAATGGAATTCCTGCGGAAAATTTAGCGTTACGTAATGAGAACGGAATCTCATTGGACCCCGATTCATCGATTAAGACGTTAGGGCTTACCTGGATGCCAAACACAGATGATTTTAGATTCCAATTTAACATACCAATGCTTGATACTACAAAAACATTATCTAAACGACAAATCCTCTCTATAATAGCCACGCTATTCGACCCATTGGGTCTCATAGGTGCAACAATTACTACCGCAAAATTGTTCATGCAACTTTTATGGACATTGAGAGACAATAACGGCAAAAGATTAGAATGGGATAGCCCTCTACCTCCAACGGTGGGTGAGAGTTGGAGAAAATTTCACCTAAAACTTCCGTTTTTGAACGAAATACGGATTCCTCGAAGCGTAATTCTACCTAGTGCTGTTACAATCGAATTGCATTGCTTCTCTGATGCATCGGAGAAGGCATATGGAGCATGCATCTACATTCGTAGTCAAAATACAGATGGTAAGGTGGCAGTCCGTCTTTTAGCATCAAAATCAAAGGTTGCTCCACTAAAATGCCAAACAATACCGAGACTAGAACTATGCGGGGCACTAATAGCTGCGCAGTTATTTGAGAAAGTTCGGCGATCCATCAGAATTGCAACACCGGTTTTCTTTTGGACAGATTCCACTTGTGTGCTACGCTGGCTAATGGCTAGTCCAAAGACCTGGAGCACCTTCATCGCGAATAGGGTGTCCAAAATACAAAATCTTTCAGACACTGGAAACTGGCGCCACGTTCCTGGTTCAAATAACCCTGCAGATTTGATTTCAAGGGGTTTGACTCCCGAAGATATTGTTGATAACGTGTTTTGGTGGCATGGCCCTGACTGGTTAGCAGAGCCACATGACCAATGGCCTCAGTTTCCGGGCGATCTGAGTAGCGAAGAAGGAAATGAGGAAATGCGACGAGTAATTGTATCTGCCGCAATCTCACCTATATCAGAGTTCAACGATTGGTACATCGGAAAATTTTCTACATATACGGATTTAATACGACGTACAGCGATTTGGTTGCGACTAATCAAATTACTGCGCTCTCCGAAAGGCAGCAACCGTTCCGGGTTTCTTGCAACCAACGAACTACGAGAAGCAGAGCATCTCTTGGCTCGGCGTGTACAATTAGAAGCATTTGCTGAGGAATGGAAGGCACTCAAAAGGGGTGAGTCTGTATCAGGTCAATCAGCGTTACGATGGTACAATCCAAGTATCACAAAGGATCACCTCATTAGGTTGGGAGGACGTTTGATGCACTCTCAGGAATCAGATGATACGAAACATCCAATACCACTTCCAGCTCGGCACCGGTTCACCCGAATGATGTTGCAGCATTATCATGAGCGTTTGCTTCATGCAGGCCCACAACTGCTTTTAAGCGTCGTTAAACTTCGTTTCTGGCCTTTACGCGGAAGAGACATGGCTAGACAAATAGTTCACAAGTGTTATAGGTGTTTTCGATTGAAACCCGTATCCATACCGCAGTTCATGGGAGAACTACCGGCAGCTAGGGTAACAATATCTCGACCATTTTCGAAGACTGGAGTCGACTATTTTGGACCGATTTATCTACGACCTGTACCAAGACGAGCGGCAGTAAAGGCTTACGTTGCAATATTCGTCTGTATGTGCACAAAAGCAGTGCACATAGAACTTGTTTCAGATCTCTCGACGGATCGATTTCTGCAAGCGCTTCGTAGGTTTATCTCGAGAAGAGGAAGATGTACCGATTTATATTCGGACAACGGAACAAACTTTGTCGGCTCTCGTAACAAGCTACTGGAGTTTTTCCGTTTGTTAAATGACAAAGAACATCGTGAACAGGTGTCCAAATTTTGTGCAGATGAAGGCATACTTTGGCATTTCAACCCACCTAGTGCCCCCCATTTCGGAGGACTGTGGGAAGCTGCGGTCCGTTCGGCAAAACACCACATTTTGCGAGTCATTGGGAACACTCCAGTAACACCCGAAgacatgaggacattattgatTCAAGTAGAAGGATGCTTGAATTCAAGACCTATCACTGCTATTTCCAATGAGCCAAATGATTTAGAACCGTTGACTCCGGCACACTTCCTAATAGGAACTTCACTACAGTCCATTCCTGAACCCAGTTATCAAAACATCTCTATGAATCGTCTAAACCGGTGGCAATTAATGCAACGAAATCTTCAAGACTTCTGGGCAAGATGGCGGAGAGAATACTTGTCGCAATTGCAAGCTAGAGTCAAACGGTGGCGTCCTCCTATAAAAGTTGAAGTCGGAAGGCTTGTCATCATACAAGATGATAACCAACCACCACTGCGTTGGAAAATGGGGAGAATCCAGAACGTTCATCCGGGAGCCGACGGTGTCGTTCGAGTAGTAACACTGAAAACAGCCAGCGGCATATTGACTCGACCAGTCGAGAAAATATGTCTTCTACCAGCAGCTGATCTCGCAGACGACATAGAGTCAGGTGCTTCAAATAATTAG